TCGCGCTCGTGCCGCGTCCGGGCCGCGACCTGCTCGCCGTCACGGTGGCCCTGCTCGACGGGATGGACGTCGTCGCGGTGGCGGGCGGCGGGGTGCGGGCGGCCGACCGGCAGCGGCTCGCGGCCCGGGCCCGCCAGCGCGGTGCGGTGCTGCTCGCGCTGGGGCCGTGGCCGGGCGCCGACGTCGAGCTGAGCTGCGCCGACGCGCAGTGGCAGGGGCTGGAGGGCGGGTCCGGGCGGCTGTGCGCGCGGCGGCTGCGGGTGGAGCTGCGGGGGAAGGGGCTCGGTCCGGGGCGGGCCGGACGGCTGCTGCTGCCGACCGACGGCGGGGGCGTCGGCGGCCCGCCCGAGGTGGTCGTGCCGGAGCGGGTCGCCGCGGTGGCGGGATGAGGACGGTGCGGGTGCTGGCGCTGTGGTCGCCGGACTGGCCGGTCACCGCGGCCGCCCGCGCGGAGGGGGTGGCGTCGCACCGGCCCGCGGCGGTGGTGGTGGCCAACCGGGTGCTGGCGTGCTCGGCGGTGGCCCGCGCGCACGGGGTCCGGCGCGGGCTGAACCGTCGCGAGGCGCAGGCGCGCTGCCCCGAGCTGGTGGTGCTGGCCCGCGACCCCGACCGCGACGCGCGCGCGTTCGAGCCCGTCGTCGTCGCGGTGGAGGAGTTGGCGCCGGGCGTCGAGATCGTCCGGCCGGGGCTGCTGGCGATGCCCGCGCGGGGCCCGGTCGGCTGGTTCGGCTCCGAGCTCGCCGCGGCGGAGCGGCTGGTCGACCAGGTGGCCGCGCGCACGGGCGTCGAGTCCCAGGTCGGGGTGGCCGACGGGCTGTTCGCCGCGGTCCTCGCGGCCCGGCGCGGGCTGGCGGTGGGGCCCGGCGACACGCCGCCGTTCCTCGCCCCGCTCGGCGTGGAGGAGCTCGACCGCGAGCCCGACGCCGGGCGCGCCGACCTCGTCGACCTCCTGCGCCGCCTCGGCCTGCGCAGCCTCGGCGCGTTCGGGGCGCTCGACGCCGACGACGTCGCCTCCCGGTTCGGCGCCGACGCCGTGCTCGCGCACCGCCTCGCCCGCGGTCTCGACCCGCGCCCGCCGCTGCGCAGGCGCCCGCCCGAGGAGCTGGCCGTCGAGATCGAGCTGGACCCGCCGGTCGACCGCGTCGACGCCGCCGCGTTCGCCGCCCGCGGGCTCGCCGAGCAGCTGCACGCCGCGCTGGCCGGGCACGGGCTGTCGTGCACCCGGCTCGGGATCGCGGCACGCACCACGGGAGGGGAGGTGCTGCACCGGATCTGGCGCTGCGCCGAGCCGCTCACCCCGTCCGGCACCGTCGACCGCGTCCGCTGGCAGCTCGACGCCTGGCTCGCGCGCGGCAACGCGGGTGCGGTGGGGTGGCTGCGGCTGACGCCGGAGGAGACGGTCACGGCGGGGGCGCTGCAGCTCGGGCTGTGGGGCGAGGTCGGGG
This sequence is a window from Pseudonocardia petroleophila. Protein-coding genes within it:
- a CDS encoding DNA polymerase Y family protein, producing the protein MRTVRVLALWSPDWPVTAAARAEGVASHRPAAVVVANRVLACSAVARAHGVRRGLNRREAQARCPELVVLARDPDRDARAFEPVVVAVEELAPGVEIVRPGLLAMPARGPVGWFGSELAAAERLVDQVAARTGVESQVGVADGLFAAVLAARRGLAVGPGDTPPFLAPLGVEELDREPDAGRADLVDLLRRLGLRSLGAFGALDADDVASRFGADAVLAHRLARGLDPRPPLRRRPPEELAVEIELDPPVDRVDAAAFAARGLAEQLHAALAGHGLSCTRLGIAARTTGGEVLHRIWRCAEPLTPSGTVDRVRWQLDAWLARGNAGAVGWLRLTPEETVTAGALQLGLWGEVGEADARAGRAMVRVQALLGPDGVVTAVLAGGRDPAEQVRLVPWGDEREPAVPTTRAPARAARSGGRSGSGGTTDRDRGAGREVGAGVGAGAGSAAGAGSVPGPDESGAWTWGAPPGDGGPHRAPAGWPDDVLRATGRVSAVDRPEGGHPRPGNARRRPAARSAPIGRSAVPEPPPSWPGRVPAPSPATVPVEPLPVEPVDVDGAPVGLAAPDRLTAAPHRVAVDRGPVREVRGWGGPWPLEQRWWAGAEPVSRMQLALDDGTALLLAHRGGRWWVVGVYD